A single window of Montipora capricornis isolate CH-2021 chromosome 14, ASM3666992v2, whole genome shotgun sequence DNA harbors:
- the LOC138032176 gene encoding uncharacterized protein, with the protein MDSERIQLQKRHSFPYMKVYTWNMLNSASHTQVDIPLDQVESAPAISSDGTSAEREVRLEKAILWIRKELSDMRHQDKYLTRQFIQLRATIQRLKDEEVDETEPRKEPSFRHSVPGPNFRPSFGRSFSYM; encoded by the exons ATGGATTCGGAACGTATACAACTTCAGAAGCGTCATTCGTTTCCGTACATGAAAGTTTACACTTGGAATATGCTAAATTCTGCATCACACACTCAAGTGGATATTCCCCTCGATCAAGTGGAATCTGCTCCTGCTATAAGCTCCGACGGAACAAGCGCCGAGCGAGAGGTTCGCTTAGAAAAAGCCATCTTATGGATACGAAAAGAATTG TCAGATATGAGGCACCAAGACAAGTACCTCACAAGACAGTTTATTCAGCTCAGAGCTACGATACAGCGCTTAAAGGATGAAGAAGTGGACGAGACAGAGCCCCGAAAAGAACCTTCCTTTCGTCACTCGGTACCAGGCCCCAATTTTCGACCTTCGTTTGGAAGGAGTTTTTCTTACATGTAA